Proteins encoded within one genomic window of Orcinus orca chromosome 21, mOrcOrc1.1, whole genome shotgun sequence:
- the STAR gene encoding steroidogenic acute regulatory protein, mitochondrial — MLLATFKLCAGSSYRHVRNMKGLRHQAVLAIGQELNRRAPGGPTPAAWINQVRRRGSLLGSQLEDTLYSNQELVYIQQGEEAMQRALGILSDQEGWKKESQQANGDEVLSKVIPDVGKVFRLEVVVDQPVERLYEELVEHMEAMGEWNPNVKEIKVLQKIGKDTVITHELAAEAAGNLVGPRDFVSVRCTKRRGSVCVLAGMATHYGEMPEQKGVIRAEHGPTCMVLHPLAGSPSKTKLTWLLNIDLKGWLPKTIINQVLSQTQVDFANHLRKRLESRPALEARC; from the exons ATGCTCCTCGCCACGTTTAAGCTGTGCGCCGGGAGCTCCTACCGACACGTGCGCAACATGAAGG gGCTGAGGCACCAGGCTGTGCTGGCCATCGGCCAGGAGCTGAACCGCAGGGCCCCGGGGGGCCCGACCCCAGCTGCCTGGATTAACCAGGTTCGGCGTCGCGGCTCTCTGCTCG GTTCTCAGCTGGAAGACACTCTCTACAGCAACCAAGAACTGGTCTATATCCAGCAGGGAGAGGAGGCCATGCAGAGGGCCCTAGGCATCCTCAGTGACCAGGAGGGCTGGAAGAAGGAGAGCCAGCAG GCGAATGGGGACGAAGTGTTGAGTAAAGTGATCCCAGACGTGGGCAAGGTGTTCCGGCTGGAGGTGGTAGTGGACCAGCCCGTGGAGAGGCTTTACGAAGAGCTCGTGGAGCACATGGAGGCCATGGGCGAGTGGAACCCGAATGTCAAGGAGATCAAG GTCCTGCAGAAGATTGGAAAAGACACAGTCATCACTCACGAGTTGGCCGCAGAGGCGGCAGGAAACCTTGTGGGGCCCCGAGACTTCGTGAGTGTGCGCTGTACCAAGCGCCGGGGCTCCGTGTGTGTGCTGGCTGGCATGGCCACACACTACGGGGAGATGCCCGAGCAGAAGGGCGTCATCAG AGCTGAGCACGGCCCCACCTGCATGGTGCTCCATCCCCTGGCTGGAAGCCCCTCAAAGACCAAACTCACCTGGCTGCTCAACATTGACCTCAAG GGATGGCTGCCAAAGACTATCATCAACCAGGTCCTCTCACAGACCCAGGTGGACTTTGCCAACCACCTGCGCAAGCGCCTGGAGTCCCGCCCTGCTCTGGAAGCCAGGTGTTGA